One Jeotgalicoccus saudimassiliensis DNA window includes the following coding sequences:
- a CDS encoding type I restriction endonuclease subunit R has translation MGYQSEAALENQVMEQLGRQGFENVKLYSIEAIIDNFRKILNERHQDKLNGKPLTDSEFDRLMTQINGKNVFTSAQILRDKFVLRRDDETDIYLEFFSKDSWRKNIYQVTNQVAVSDKYKGRYDVTILVNGLPVTQIELKRSGVAIEEAFNQIERYRRDNYKGLFKYVQLFIVSNSQNTRYFANSDKEIYKSSMFYWSDDQNNTINRLSDFLGDFCTPCRLSKMISRYMIINETDHNLMVMRPYQVYATEALIERATETNNNGYIWHTTGSGKTLTSFKASQLLSERPEIQKVIFLVDRKDLDAQTMSEFNKFQKDSVDFTTNTAKLERQLADKSQPMIVTTIQKLNNAVKRNNSVMDQYKTDKVIFIIDECHRSQFGDMHTQIAKHFTNAQFFGFTGTPRFEENRSADGRATADIFDKCLHYYLIKDAIRDGNVLGFSVEYINTFKGENPFLDDEYVSGIEANKIWLADDRINLVTDHIYNIHSKKTAQKEYSAILATQSIEMAMKYYDTFKAREAEHKKKKLKVATIFSYEANQSLREGEIKEAGKDQLARVIADYNEMYNTNFSLETYDGYFNDISKRVKKGLKGGKIDVLIVVGMFLTGFDSKKLNTLYVDKNLRHHDLIQAYSRTNRVEKKTKPYGNIVCFRNLKQETDDAIKLFSRTDDTDTVLQRPYEEYLEEFKQALVVLKGIAPSPIDVPRIEKEEEIKFFVETFRRLSRALVKLKTFMDFEFKEEVTGIDSQEHQDYRSHYIDLYNEHIKKPDPEKASILDDIDFEIEIIRNEMINVSYIINLINNIDLEDKDNQRREIASIRNILDGADDEQLRLKSELIKEFLDTVVPTLGKDANVAAEYLDFEEEQRIREIQEFAKENDYSQEQLNTLLSEFQFSGQVYRKDIEEGISGSFLVRRKKVDKIQSYIREVTEKYGV, from the coding sequence ATGGGATATCAGAGCGAGGCAGCACTTGAAAATCAAGTAATGGAACAGCTTGGACGACAAGGTTTTGAAAATGTGAAGCTGTATTCCATTGAAGCAATTATTGATAACTTCAGAAAAATATTGAATGAGCGACATCAGGATAAATTGAATGGTAAACCTCTCACTGACAGTGAGTTTGACCGTTTGATGACTCAGATTAACGGTAAAAACGTATTTACCAGTGCTCAGATATTACGCGATAAGTTTGTTCTCAGAAGAGATGATGAGACGGATATTTATCTGGAATTTTTCAGCAAAGATTCATGGCGTAAGAATATATATCAGGTAACAAATCAGGTTGCAGTGAGTGATAAGTATAAAGGACGTTATGATGTCACAATTTTAGTGAACGGACTGCCTGTGACGCAAATTGAGCTTAAACGCAGTGGAGTAGCAATTGAGGAAGCGTTCAATCAGATTGAGCGTTATAGAAGAGATAACTACAAAGGTCTGTTTAAGTATGTCCAATTATTTATTGTGAGCAACAGCCAAAATACACGGTACTTTGCCAACAGTGACAAAGAGATTTATAAGAGCAGTATGTTTTATTGGTCAGATGATCAGAATAATACTATTAACAGACTGTCGGATTTCCTGGGGGACTTCTGTACACCATGCAGACTGTCGAAAATGATCAGCCGATATATGATTATTAATGAGACGGACCACAACTTAATGGTCATGCGGCCTTATCAGGTCTATGCAACAGAAGCATTGATTGAGCGTGCTACGGAGACAAATAATAACGGATATATTTGGCACACGACGGGAAGCGGGAAAACACTGACTTCATTTAAGGCAAGTCAGCTGTTATCCGAAAGACCGGAAATACAAAAAGTAATATTCCTCGTAGACCGTAAAGACCTTGATGCACAAACAATGTCGGAGTTTAACAAGTTCCAAAAGGACTCAGTGGATTTCACGACTAATACGGCAAAACTGGAACGTCAGCTAGCGGACAAGTCTCAGCCGATGATTGTAACAACAATTCAAAAGCTGAATAATGCTGTTAAGAGAAACAACAGTGTAATGGACCAGTACAAAACAGATAAGGTTATATTCATTATTGACGAGTGTCACCGATCGCAGTTTGGAGACATGCATACTCAGATTGCCAAACACTTCACGAATGCTCAATTCTTTGGATTTACGGGTACCCCGAGGTTCGAAGAGAACAGAAGTGCAGACGGCAGAGCTACAGCTGATATTTTTGATAAGTGCCTGCACTATTACTTAATTAAAGATGCGATACGAGACGGAAACGTGCTGGGTTTCTCCGTAGAATATATCAACACATTCAAAGGAGAAAATCCGTTTCTTGATGATGAATATGTGTCTGGAATAGAAGCGAATAAAATATGGTTGGCAGATGACAGAATTAATCTGGTTACAGACCATATATATAATATCCATTCCAAAAAGACAGCGCAAAAGGAATACTCGGCAATTCTCGCGACTCAAAGCATAGAAATGGCGATGAAATATTACGATACATTTAAAGCGCGTGAAGCGGAGCATAAAAAGAAAAAGTTAAAAGTAGCGACTATTTTTTCTTATGAAGCTAATCAGAGTTTACGGGAGGGCGAAATCAAGGAAGCTGGTAAAGATCAGCTTGCCCGTGTTATTGCTGACTATAACGAGATGTACAATACCAACTTCTCACTTGAGACCTATGATGGATACTTCAATGATATTTCCAAGCGTGTTAAAAAAGGGCTCAAAGGTGGAAAAATAGATGTACTTATAGTTGTTGGTATGTTCCTCACAGGGTTTGACAGTAAAAAGTTAAATACGCTGTATGTGGACAAAAACTTAAGACATCATGATTTAATACAGGCCTATTCAAGAACAAACCGTGTAGAGAAGAAAACAAAACCATACGGGAACATAGTTTGCTTCAGAAATCTTAAGCAGGAAACTGATGATGCAATTAAGCTGTTCTCGAGAACAGATGATACTGATACAGTACTTCAGAGACCTTATGAAGAATACCTGGAAGAATTTAAACAGGCACTGGTTGTGTTAAAAGGCATTGCACCAAGTCCAATCGATGTTCCACGTATTGAAAAAGAAGAAGAAATTAAATTCTTCGTTGAAACATTCAGAAGGCTGAGCAGAGCATTGGTTAAACTGAAAACATTTATGGACTTTGAATTTAAAGAAGAAGTCACCGGCATCGATTCACAGGAACATCAGGATTACCGCAGTCATTATATTGATTTGTATAATGAGCATATTAAAAAACCTGATCCTGAAAAAGCATCTATCCTGGATGACATTGACTTTGAGATTGAGATCATCCGGAACGAAATGATTAATGTGAGCTATATTATAAATCTGATTAATAATATTGATCTGGAAGACAAAGATAATCAGCGACGTGAAATTGCGAGTATCAGAAACATTCTGGACGGTGCGGATGATGAACAGTTGCGCCTGAAGTCAGAACTGATTAAAGAGTTCCTGGATACAGTGGTTCCTACACTTGGTAAAGACGCAAACGTTGCAGCGGAGTACCTAGATTTTGAAGAAGAGCAGCGAATCAGAGAAATACAGGAATTTGCAAAAGAGAATGACTATTCGCAGGAACAATTAAATACTCTGTTATCAGAGTTCCAGTTCAGCGGACAAGTTTACCGGAAGGATATAGAGGAAGGTATCTCCGGTTCGTTCTTAGTGAGACGTAAAAAAGTGGATAAGATTCAGAGCTACATCCGCGAAGTAACAGAGAAATACGGCGTTTAA
- a CDS encoding type I restriction-modification system subunit M: MTVTEKQRQQQAELQKKLWSIANDLRGNMDASEFRNYILGLIFYRFLSEKMEEEVERLLREDNITFSEAWEDEEIKEALSDELIKRIGYLIEPEFLFSSLVSDIEAGKFDIEQLSKAINKVEESTLGTKSEDDFVHLFSDMDLTSNRLGNNVSNRTKLISKVMLNLADLPFVHSDMEIDMLGDAYEYMIGQFAATAGKKAGEFYTPQQVSKLLAEIVTTDKEDLRSVYDPTCGSGSLLLRVGRLAHVRHYYGQEYNSTTYNLARMNMLLHDVNFKAFSIENGDTLEEPAFPDEKFDAIVANPPYSAKWSADPSFLEDERFSNYGKLAPKSKADFAFVQHMIHHLDDEGTMAVVLPHGVLFRGAAEGVIRKYLIEEKNYLDAIIGLPANIFFGTSIPTTILVFKKSRETEDVLFIDASQSFEKGKNQNHMSDEDVDKIIETYRNREVIDKYSYVATREEIEENEYNLNIPRYVDTFEEEEPVDIKALHEEIKTINKEIAEAEASLLEMLDELEGDEDGMALIEATKEVFRR; this comes from the coding sequence ATGACAGTAACAGAAAAGCAAAGACAGCAGCAGGCTGAATTACAGAAAAAACTATGGAGTATCGCAAACGACTTAAGAGGAAACATGGATGCGAGTGAATTCCGTAACTATATACTAGGATTAATTTTTTATAGATTCTTATCTGAAAAGATGGAAGAGGAAGTTGAAAGGTTATTAAGAGAAGATAATATAACTTTCAGCGAAGCTTGGGAAGATGAAGAAATAAAAGAAGCATTATCGGACGAACTTATCAAAAGAATAGGGTATTTAATTGAACCGGAATTCCTGTTCAGCAGTTTAGTAAGTGATATTGAAGCGGGTAAATTTGATATAGAGCAGTTGTCTAAAGCAATAAATAAAGTAGAGGAATCTACACTAGGTACAAAGAGTGAAGATGACTTTGTTCATTTGTTCTCCGATATGGATTTAACATCTAACCGATTAGGTAATAACGTTTCTAACCGTACGAAGTTAATTTCTAAAGTCATGTTGAATCTAGCAGATTTACCGTTTGTACATAGTGATATGGAAATTGATATGCTCGGTGATGCTTACGAGTATATGATTGGTCAGTTCGCAGCAACAGCTGGTAAAAAAGCTGGAGAATTTTATACTCCGCAGCAGGTTTCTAAATTATTAGCAGAAATTGTTACGACAGATAAAGAGGATTTACGCAGTGTCTATGACCCGACATGTGGATCCGGTTCATTACTATTACGTGTAGGTCGTTTAGCTCATGTAAGACACTATTATGGGCAGGAATACAATAGTACGACATATAACCTGGCGCGAATGAACATGCTGCTGCATGATGTGAACTTTAAAGCTTTCTCTATAGAAAATGGAGACACTTTAGAAGAACCTGCATTCCCAGACGAGAAGTTTGATGCGATTGTAGCGAATCCACCATACAGTGCGAAGTGGAGTGCTGATCCATCATTCTTAGAAGATGAGCGTTTCAGTAACTATGGTAAATTGGCACCAAAATCTAAAGCAGACTTTGCATTTGTTCAACATATGATTCATCACTTGGATGATGAAGGGACTATGGCTGTTGTTTTACCGCATGGTGTACTTTTCAGAGGAGCTGCTGAAGGAGTTATCCGTAAGTATCTTATAGAAGAGAAGAACTATCTGGATGCGATTATTGGTCTGCCTGCGAATATTTTCTTTGGAACGAGTATTCCAACAACGATTCTAGTCTTTAAAAAGTCACGTGAGACAGAAGATGTGTTGTTTATAGATGCATCACAGTCATTTGAAAAAGGTAAAAACCAAAACCATATGTCTGATGAAGATGTGGACAAAATAATTGAAACATATAGAAATCGTGAAGTTATAGATAAATACAGTTATGTAGCAACGCGTGAAGAGATTGAAGAGAATGAATATAACTTAAACATTCCGAGATATGTCGACACGTTTGAAGAAGAAGAGCCAGTAGATATAAAGGCACTTCATGAGGAAATTAAAACTATCAATAAAGAAATAGCTGAAGCGGAAGCAAGTCTGCTTGAAATGTTAGATGAGCTTGAGGGTGATGAAGACGGAATGGCACTTATAGAAGCAACGAAAGAGGTGTTTCGTCGATGA
- a CDS encoding restriction endonuclease subunit S has product MSKEERKVPELRFKGFHDDWEHRKLNDVLLQMKSGLSRKLSVTDIGLPVIRANNINNGKLDLINDIKYWYVHDPQGAKTSNYLVKRNDILVNFINSESKMGTTAIVLKEPVRDTIYTTNIMKLKVNTKEYHPYFIFQQTLTGKYKNYIKIITKPAVNQSSFTTVDFKKYNFHVPNYNEQQKISSLLQNFDNLITLHQRKYVNLVKLKNVYLKKIFNQQLVFEDGKNDWKEIKFNEFMYRPKNLLKAKNIGKNELLTVKLFGKGITIANQNRALKLGATTYYKRYAGDFIYGKQNFFNGAFGFIDKNLDGYYSSGDVPTLKFNSEIIDRYFFLSYISRENYYKRTEAYSSGTGSKRIHEDTLLDFKIKAPIISEQRKIANLMCEIDDLVNDYSQRLKYLSDIKSLYINKMFI; this is encoded by the coding sequence ATGAGTAAAGAAGAAAGAAAAGTCCCTGAACTGCGGTTTAAAGGCTTTCATGACGATTGGGAACATCGTAAGTTAAACGACGTCCTGTTACAAATGAAAAGTGGATTGTCACGAAAACTATCTGTAACTGATATTGGTCTACCTGTTATTCGTGCTAATAATATAAACAATGGAAAACTTGATTTAATTAATGATATAAAATATTGGTACGTACACGATCCACAAGGTGCAAAAACTTCTAATTATTTGGTGAAAAGAAATGATATACTTGTTAATTTTATAAATAGTGAATCAAAAATGGGAACAACAGCAATAGTGTTAAAAGAACCAGTGAGAGATACAATTTATACGACTAATATAATGAAATTAAAAGTAAATACAAAAGAATATCATCCTTATTTTATATTTCAACAAACATTAACAGGTAAGTATAAGAATTATATTAAAATCATTACGAAACCCGCAGTGAACCAATCTAGTTTTACTACTGTAGATTTTAAGAAGTACAATTTTCACGTACCTAATTATAATGAGCAACAAAAGATTAGTAGTTTACTTCAAAATTTTGATAACTTAATTACCCTTCATCAGCGTAAATATGTAAATCTCGTGAAATTAAAAAATGTATATCTTAAGAAAATATTTAATCAGCAATTAGTATTTGAAGACGGAAAGAATGATTGGAAAGAGATAAAATTTAATGAATTCATGTATAGACCTAAAAATTTATTAAAAGCCAAAAATATCGGTAAGAATGAACTTTTAACAGTCAAACTTTTTGGAAAAGGTATAACGATAGCCAATCAAAATCGAGCACTTAAGCTTGGAGCAACAACATACTATAAAAGATACGCAGGAGACTTCATTTACGGCAAACAAAATTTTTTTAATGGCGCATTTGGTTTTATAGACAAAAATCTCGATGGTTATTATAGTTCTGGAGACGTTCCAACATTGAAATTCAATTCAGAAATTATAGATAGATATTTTTTCTTAAGCTATATTTCAAGAGAGAATTATTATAAGCGAACAGAAGCATACTCTTCAGGTACAGGTAGTAAACGTATACACGAAGATACATTATTAGATTTTAAAATAAAAGCCCCAATAATATCAGAACAAAGAAAGATTGCCAATTTAATGTGTGAAATCGATGATTTAGTTAATGATTATTCACAAAGGTTGAAATATCTTAGTGATATTAAATCTCTGTATATTAATAAAATGTTTATCTAG
- a CDS encoding site-specific integrase: MSVKKKENQLFFRYFEDWIELYKVGAVRDVTLNKYYMTLQKLELLAPNLRMYDLDRQSYQQILNDYAFTHEKQTTMDFHHQLKGAILDAVDEGIIDKNPTRKVIIKGRKPKPKKIKFLNQFELQGLLKNLDLNNQINWDWFILLVAKTGLRFSEALALTPNDFDFSKQSISIEKTWDYKSSKGSMQETKNKSSNRKVIMDWQVAMQFSQMIRELDPEKPIFVKGRIYNSMVNNRLRALCIKTDIPIISIHGLRHTHASLLLFAGVSIASVARRLGHSSMITTQETYLHIIKELDNQDNDKIIRHLSTL; this comes from the coding sequence ATGTCAGTGAAAAAGAAAGAGAATCAATTATTTTTTAGATATTTCGAAGATTGGATCGAATTATACAAAGTCGGAGCTGTTCGTGATGTGACTTTAAATAAGTACTATATGACTCTTCAAAAGTTGGAGTTATTGGCACCTAATCTACGTATGTATGATTTAGATCGCCAAAGTTACCAGCAGATTCTAAATGATTACGCTTTTACTCATGAGAAACAAACAACAATGGATTTTCATCATCAGTTAAAAGGGGCAATACTTGATGCCGTGGATGAGGGAATTATTGATAAAAATCCTACCCGTAAAGTTATTATTAAAGGAAGAAAGCCGAAACCTAAGAAGATAAAATTTCTTAATCAATTTGAGCTACAGGGATTACTTAAAAACTTAGATCTTAATAATCAGATTAATTGGGATTGGTTTATCCTGCTTGTTGCTAAAACGGGATTACGTTTTTCAGAAGCGCTTGCCTTAACGCCAAATGATTTTGACTTTTCGAAACAAAGTATTTCTATAGAAAAGACTTGGGATTATAAATCTTCAAAAGGGAGCATGCAGGAAACTAAAAATAAATCATCAAACCGTAAAGTGATAATGGATTGGCAGGTAGCAATGCAGTTTTCACAAATGATTAGAGAATTAGACCCTGAGAAACCTATATTCGTTAAAGGTAGAATCTATAATTCTATGGTAAATAATAGATTGAGAGCATTATGTATTAAAACTGATATCCCCATTATTTCAATCCATGGACTTAGACATACACATGCCTCTTTATTACTTTTTGCAGGTGTATCTATCGCCAGTGTAGCAAGAAGACTTGGACACTCCAGTATGATAACTACTCAGGAAACATATTTGCATATAATTAAAGAGTTAGATAATCAGGATAACGATAAAATTATAAGACATTTATCTACCTTGTAA
- a CDS encoding restriction endonuclease subunit S, whose amino-acid sequence MHIYDWEQRELSKVSSISKGKFYSKKDLINEGNQIILYGQLYTNYTSEISFTNQFVHPKSGSIYSKGNEVIIPASGESSEDISIAASVTSQGIILGSDLNIVTPKSSLNNTFLALTLSHGNTKKRLSKYAQGKTIVHLHGSNFKKLSIKFPSIDEQKKIKDLICKVDNLASLHQESITKTHQIFQIFQSKMSANLEENTPKIRNINYSNQWNQSRLGDIGNTFTSLSGKTKDDFGHGDAEYVPYLNVFNNPIADTSLTDKIMKDPKQNSLQYGDILFTVSSETPNEVGMSSVWLDNRPNVYLNSFCFGFRPVMKYDHLFLANLLRSDSFRKQMYILAQGVSRYNISKIKAMDIKLKLPIYEEQVYIGEFFKLLILNLQLRKKKIKILQELKGEYLRKMFL is encoded by the coding sequence ATTCATATTTATGATTGGGAACAGCGTGAACTTTCTAAGGTATCTTCAATATCAAAGGGGAAGTTTTACAGTAAGAAAGATTTGATTAATGAAGGAAATCAAATAATACTTTATGGGCAGTTATATACAAACTATACGTCTGAAATTAGTTTTACTAATCAATTCGTACATCCGAAATCAGGATCTATTTACAGTAAAGGTAATGAGGTAATAATACCTGCATCTGGAGAATCTTCTGAGGACATATCAATAGCGGCATCAGTAACTTCTCAAGGCATAATATTGGGTAGTGATTTAAATATAGTTACACCTAAAAGTTCTTTAAATAATACTTTTTTAGCTCTAACACTTTCACATGGTAATACGAAAAAGAGACTATCTAAATACGCTCAAGGAAAAACTATTGTTCATTTACATGGAAGTAATTTTAAAAAATTATCAATAAAATTCCCGAGCATTGATGAGCAGAAAAAAATTAAAGATTTAATATGTAAGGTGGACAACTTAGCTTCTCTTCATCAGGAAAGTATTACTAAAACTCATCAGATATTTCAAATATTTCAATCTAAAATGTCCGCTAATCTAGAAGAAAACACACCTAAAATACGAAATATAAATTATAGTAATCAATGGAATCAATCAAGACTCGGAGATATTGGCAATACATTCACAAGCCTATCCGGTAAAACAAAAGATGATTTTGGACATGGGGATGCAGAATATGTTCCGTATCTAAATGTGTTTAACAATCCAATTGCCGACACATCACTTACTGATAAAATAATGAAAGATCCAAAGCAAAATAGTTTACAATATGGCGACATCCTCTTCACTGTTTCATCAGAAACACCTAACGAGGTCGGAATGTCTTCCGTATGGTTAGATAATAGACCTAATGTCTATTTGAATAGTTTCTGTTTTGGCTTTAGACCTGTAATGAAATATGACCACTTGTTCTTAGCTAATCTTTTACGTAGTGATAGTTTTAGGAAACAAATGTATATATTAGCACAAGGGGTCTCCAGATATAATATATCTAAGATAAAAGCTATGGATATTAAACTTAAATTACCAATATATGAGGAACAAGTTTATATAGGAGAATTTTTTAAGTTACTAATTCTAAACCTCCAATTACGAAAAAAGAAAATTAAAATTTTACAAGAATTAAAAGGGGAATACCTCCGCAAAATGTTTTTATAA
- a CDS encoding helicase-related protein, which translates to MSEGFIDLIKTKLTVLVGFTEEELKVFPEKLLDIPIANGLDKFLNSEVQSRDFISNFQNITSPKWITYEEFIQFRDLINILLDDNDISILYNNKFISIYPYNHSFSNIDLYYKSLYEDDDYQATPIDEAINSVYPSIHNINGEYFISIDDDLLNKFVQYGFYNIDKDLDDKDELDDVSFNYSFEYNGDPRTIVELNQFVDSHNKQIIAISSTITEEVLNVVKALSSYREDHSFYIYHPKQKKKIISREKEYQEILNKYWGYDSFLNLDIYTDTRKREASKISQAQIIDDIVTQMESSIEGATPRDIFVTSSTGAGKSVMFQVPSLYISKKYPDENPLTLVISPLIGLMNDQVENLNKREINNAKTINSGLTPTEKAVISQDIKDGKIDLLYISIETLINRSDIQDLIGDRRIGLFVVDEAHTITTWGRTFRVDYWYMGSYLNKLRKEHHFPIVTFTATAIIGGPDDMYGEIKKSLNLVSPIQYIGRVKKDNISINVKKIQDDEKKKSGNDAISIKHNATLTRIKQVVKNEKKMLIYFPTVSSLRHFSKYISGLSPDLEDKVTTYHGQLTPEDKQINFKAFKDGNSNIMLATKAFGMGIDIPDIQIVYHYAITGNLLDYIQEIGRVARKEGMNGLAMLDYLPNRDFNEYKQLRALSSTKKNQLIDVMDKILTLYKKSGNKRHLNIDIESFDYLFNKDDDDQTDDELEKKVKLALLTIENDFRDKLNYPPFVSRPGSVNSQDYVIANKELINQIESPRYRGYFSKISNLENSFYQAIYIFRTEDYWKKNFSTISYRQFKFFLAKRGDEIRRDPILRNLTFAIQYKVIFEPSVSEENITQKLDNIISNTEKSLRSFATSQSHFTIKEFKSKLSRTMSIKDRTAEKYASIILSTLVQLDSIKNTRSITRYDNDKYKITNNYEDLLELLKDSLNKLINKVAKHDKGPFTNYYLPRIYKSEETDYQNILLGFLETFGLLAFELNGGNKPSISLRINSIAQMQRFVENPNKYNNKILTDQYFTYLRALEMYKHLFSLEVDGENPKEKQQNYTNEFWRVVEDYFFGQIPSKVQHAIHKD; encoded by the coding sequence ATGTCTGAAGGGTTTATAGACCTAATAAAAACTAAGCTAACAGTGCTAGTAGGATTTACTGAAGAAGAGTTGAAAGTATTTCCTGAAAAACTATTAGATATACCAATTGCAAATGGATTAGATAAATTCCTAAACTCTGAAGTACAATCCAGAGATTTTATTTCTAATTTCCAAAATATTACCTCGCCAAAATGGATCACTTATGAAGAGTTCATCCAGTTTCGAGACCTCATCAATATTCTTCTAGATGATAACGATATATCGATCTTATATAATAATAAATTTATTTCAATTTATCCTTATAATCATTCCTTTAGTAATATTGATTTGTATTATAAATCTTTATATGAAGATGATGATTATCAAGCAACTCCAATAGATGAAGCTATAAATTCAGTATATCCTTCAATCCATAATATAAATGGTGAATACTTTATAAGTATAGATGACGATCTGTTGAATAAATTTGTTCAATATGGCTTCTATAATATAGACAAGGATCTCGATGATAAAGACGAATTAGATGATGTTTCATTTAATTATTCATTTGAATATAACGGTGATCCTAGGACTATAGTGGAGTTAAATCAATTTGTAGATTCTCATAACAAACAAATTATTGCGATAAGCTCAACTATTACAGAAGAAGTTCTCAACGTTGTAAAAGCCTTATCTTCATATAGAGAGGATCACTCTTTTTATATTTATCATCCCAAGCAAAAGAAAAAGATTATTAGTCGAGAAAAAGAATATCAGGAAATTCTAAACAAATATTGGGGATATGACAGCTTCTTAAATTTAGATATATATACCGATACACGAAAGCGAGAAGCTTCAAAAATTAGCCAGGCACAAATCATTGATGATATTGTCACACAGATGGAATCCTCAATCGAAGGAGCAACTCCTCGTGATATCTTTGTAACGTCATCTACGGGTGCAGGGAAATCTGTTATGTTCCAAGTCCCCTCCCTTTATATTAGTAAAAAATATCCTGATGAAAATCCCTTAACATTAGTTATTTCACCATTGATTGGTTTAATGAATGACCAAGTTGAAAATTTAAATAAGAGAGAAATCAACAATGCCAAAACAATAAACTCAGGTCTCACACCGACCGAAAAAGCAGTTATTTCTCAGGATATTAAGGACGGTAAAATTGATTTACTATACATTTCTATTGAAACTTTAATAAATAGATCTGATATTCAAGATCTCATCGGTGATAGAAGAATTGGATTATTTGTAGTAGACGAAGCTCATACAATTACTACGTGGGGACGTACTTTCCGTGTTGATTATTGGTATATGGGCAGTTATTTAAATAAACTTCGTAAAGAACATCATTTTCCAATAGTCACATTTACCGCTACTGCTATAATTGGTGGACCAGATGATATGTATGGTGAAATTAAAAAATCACTAAATCTAGTATCACCGATTCAATATATAGGTAGAGTTAAGAAAGACAATATTTCAATCAACGTCAAGAAAATTCAAGATGATGAAAAGAAAAAAAGTGGAAATGATGCAATAAGTATTAAACATAACGCAACTTTAACTAGAATTAAGCAAGTTGTTAAGAACGAAAAAAAGATGCTTATTTATTTCCCAACCGTTTCTAGTTTACGACATTTTAGTAAGTACATTTCTGGCTTAAGTCCAGATCTAGAAGATAAAGTTACTACTTATCACGGGCAATTGACACCTGAAGATAAACAAATAAATTTCAAAGCTTTTAAAGATGGAAATAGCAATATAATGCTAGCTACAAAAGCTTTTGGTATGGGAATAGATATACCTGACATTCAAATTGTTTACCACTATGCCATTACCGGAAATCTGTTAGATTATATTCAAGAGATTGGCCGAGTTGCTAGAAAAGAAGGCATGAATGGTTTAGCAATGCTAGATTATTTACCGAATAGAGATTTCAACGAATACAAACAGTTAAGGGCTTTATCATCTACAAAAAAAAATCAATTAATCGATGTGATGGATAAAATCCTGACTCTTTATAAGAAATCAGGAAATAAGAGACACTTAAATATAGATATTGAGTCCTTTGACTACTTATTTAATAAAGATGATGATGATCAAACTGACGATGAGCTAGAAAAGAAAGTTAAACTTGCCCTGCTCACCATTGAAAATGATTTTAGGGACAAATTAAACTACCCTCCATTTGTTTCAAGACCAGGCTCCGTTAACAGCCAAGACTATGTCATTGCAAATAAAGAGCTGATTAATCAAATAGAAAGCCCAAGATATAGAGGATATTTTTCTAAAATCTCAAATTTAGAAAACTCTTTTTATCAAGCAATATATATTTTTCGAACTGAAGATTATTGGAAGAAAAACTTTAGCACTATCTCATACAGACAATTTAAATTCTTCCTTGCCAAACGTGGAGATGAGATTCGTAGAGATCCCATACTAAGAAATTTAACTTTTGCTATACAGTATAAAGTAATCTTTGAACCTTCGGTTTCAGAAGAAAACATTACACAAAAACTTGATAATATTATTAGTAATACTGAAAAATCTTTACGATCATTTGCCACATCCCAGTCCCACTTCACTATTAAAGAATTTAAATCAAAATTATCAAGAACCATGTCTATAAAAGATCGAACAGCAGAAAAGTATGCCTCTATAATTTTAAGTACTCTGGTGCAACTAGATTCTATAAAAAATACCAGGTCCATTACACGCTATGATAATGACAAATATAAAATTACTAATAACTATGAAGATTTATTAGAACTACTTAAAGACTCTCTCAATAAATTAATTAATAAAGTAGCAAAACATGATAAAGGTCCATTTACAAATTATTATCTTCCTAGAATTTATAAGAGTGAAGAAACAGATTATCAGAATATATTGCTTGGATTTTTAGAAACTTTTGGTCTTTTAGCATTTGAATTAAATGGGGGTAATAAACCTAGTATTTCATTAAGAATTAACTCTATTGCGCAAATGCAACGTTTTGTCGAAAACCCTAATAAATATAACAATAAAATTCTAACTGATCAGTACTTTACTTATTTAAGAGCATTAGAAATGTATAAGCATTTATTCTCACTGGAAGTAGATGGGGAGAATCCTAAAGAAAAACAACAAAACTATACAAATGAATTTTGGAGAGTTGTTGAAGACTACTTCTTTGGGCAGATACCTTCTAAGGTACAGCATGCAATTCATAAAGATTAA